The window TTCACCCACACCGAGGACGGCTCGAACCCGGCGCTGATCAACACCGGAGTGTGGACGCCGAACCTGCCGTCCCTGCAGTACTACAAGGTCAAGCTGCACCTGCCTGGCTTGGGCGCGCAAGCGACAAACGTCGTCTACAACGTCAATCCCGGCGGCGGGGTCGCGCCGTGGAAGATCCGGGTCAACCAGGCGTGGAACTCCGAGCAGTGGGTCACCATCGGCACGTTCGCCATGCAGAACGGCGGCAACGTCACCCTCACCAACAACGGTAGCTCCCAGGATCAAGGCGGCTTCGGCTTCTCCGACTTCGACGTGGCGTTCGACGCCGTCGCGTTCGTCCCCCAGGGCGGCACACCCGGCCAGCCGATCGGTGGGCCGCCCGGCATCCAGGACGCCCCGAAGGGCTCCAACCCCGCCTGGGTGAACTGTGGCTGCGGTGCGCGCACCGCGGGCGACCCGGTGGACACCTCGACCGGCTACTTCGGGGACACCTTCCCCGACCTGTCCACCCCCGGACGCGGCAAGGCGCTGGAATTCACCCGCAGCTACGCGGAGAGCATCGCCGACCCCCACGGCCCCAACGGCTCCGCGGCGGCCGACGGCCCGTTCGGCTGGGGCTGGAACTACTCCTACAACCTGAGCGCCACGACCGACAGCGCCACCGGCAACGTCACGATTCACCAGGAGGACGGCTCGCAGGTGCCGTTCGCGAACAGCGGAGGAAGCTACGCCCCGACCGCTCCGCGCTACGACGCCGGCTTGGTCAAGACCGGCAGCAGCTACGTCTACACCCGCCGCGGCACCAGCATCTACACCTTTGACGTGGCGTCCGGTCACCTGGCCGCGGAGTCGGACCTCCCCGGGAGCAAGGCGTCGCCGGCGTACCGGACTTCGCTCGCCTACGACGGCAACGGCCACCTGAGCACCATCACCGATCCCGGCGGCCGGTCCTACACGCTGACCTGGAGCGGGAACCACATCACCGGGCTCAGTGACCAGGCAGGCCGTCAGGTCACCTACGGCTACGACGCGGAGGGCAACCTCACCGACGTCTTCGGGGTCGGCACGACGCGGACGCCGACGGTGAAGGACGACGACCACGAGCAGTACGGCTACGCGCCGGGCACGCACCTCATGACGTCGATCCGCACGGCGAAGAACTTCGGCGGACCCGCCGGCGCGGTGACCGCCATGACCTACGACTCGGCCGAGCGGGTCACGCGGCAGACCGATCCCGACGGCGGCGCAACGACCTTCGCGTACGGACCGGACGGCGGCCTGGCCACCGGGCAGACCCTGACCACCGATCCGTCCGGGCACAAGACCCTCGACAGCTACCAGAATCGGCTCCTCGTCTCGGAGACGAAGGGTTACGGCACCACGGACGCCGGGACGTCCAGCTACACCTACGACCCGGTCACCCTCGGCGTCTCCGGCGAGACCGACCCCGACGGCGGCCTGTGGACCTACACCTACGACGACCACGGCAACCGCACCTCCGCGTCGAACCCGGTCGGCCTCACCACGAACTACGCCTACGACGACGCGGGCAACCTGATCGAATCGATCGATCCGGCCGGCGTCGCCGTGGTCAACCAGTACGACCAGGACGGGCACGTCCCAGCCGGCGCGGCGGGCGAACGGATGGTCACGTCCAGCACGATGACCAAGGCCAACAACGTGGTCGAGTCGACCACCGGCAACTTCGGCCCGGCACCGGTGCGCACGGTGAACTCCTACTACGACGACGCTGCGCATCCCGGCGACCGCAACCGGGTGGTCGATCCGCGGGGCAACACGGCCTCCACCGCGTACGACGGCTTCGGGGACATCGTCTCCACCACCGACCGGATGGGCGGCCGCACGCTTCGCGGCTACGACACGGCGACCGGGCAGCAGACGTCCACCGTGGACGCCAATGGCGCGGCCGCCGGCGTGACGCCCGGTTGTACGCCACCGGCGAGAGGCTGCACGACGTTCGCCCACGACGCCTGGGGTCACGTCACCGCCACGACAGACCCACTGGGACACCGGACTTCCGCTGAATTCGACGCAGACGGAGAGCAGACTTCGGCGACCGACGGCAACAACCAGAAAACGATCACGGGGTACGACGCCGCCGGGCGCGCGGTGCGAACCACGCTGCCGGACGGCACCGTCCAGAACGTCGAATACAACCCCGACGGAACCGCGTCGGCCACCGTCGACGGCGCGGGAAACCGGGTTGGCTACGGCTACGACGGCCAGGGCAGGCGCGCGAACCGGGTCGACGCCGACCAGCGCACGACCGCGTCGCACCTCGACCCGGCCGGACGGCTGGTCACCACGACCGACGCCGTCGGCCGCACGACGACGCTGGGCTACGACGGCGCGGGCAACCCGACTTCCGTGTCCTATTCGGACGGTGTGACGCCGGCGGTGCACTACACCTACGACACCGATGGCCGGCGGGCGACCATGACCGACGGCACCGGGACGTCGAGCTGGAGCTACGACGCCTTCGGGGAGGTCGTCAAGCAGCAGCAGGGGTCCGGCGCCGTGGTCACCTACGGGTACGACGACAACGGGAACAGGACTTCGATCGGGTACCCGGGCAGCACGGCCAAGACGGTGAGCCAGGTCTTCGACAACGCCGACCGGCCGACGTCCATCACCGACTGGAACGGCAAGGCCACCGGGTTCGGCTACGACGCTGACAACGACCTGACCACCACCACCTATCCCAACGGCGACGTCGTCACCACCACGTTCGACCCGACCGGCCGGCTCTCCGCGCTCGATGTCGCTTCAGGCACCACGACACTCGCCTCACTGACCTACACCAGAGACGGCGCAGGGCAAGAGCTGAGCATGACGCCGGTAGGGCTCCCCGGCGGCGCCCAGACCTACACCTACACCGCGCGGGAGCAGCTGAAGTCGTCCACGACCGGCACCACGACGGCGCCGTACGCCTACGACGCCGCGGCAAACCCGACAACGACCGCGGGCTCGAGCCAGGCATTCGACGCGGCTGGGCAGGCCTGCTGGACCCTGCCCAACGCGGCGAGCACGGCCGGGTGCACCGCCGCTCCCGCAGGGGCGACCACCTACGGCTACAACGCTCAGGGCGATCGGATCACCGCCACGCCGGCCACCGGTGCGGCGAGCACGTACAGCTACGACCAGGCCGAGCGGCTGACTTCCGTCGCCGGGCCAGGCGGTGCAGCCCAGTACTCCTACAACGGTATGGGGCTGCGCACGACCAAGACGTCGGGGTCCACGACGAACACGTTCACCTGGGACGACAATCAGATCGCGGACCTGCTCACCGACGGTGTGACGGACTACGTCTACGGCCCTGGCGGGGTCCCGATCGAACAGGTCACCAGCGCGGGCACCCACTGGTTCTTCCACGACGCCCAGGGATCGACTCGGGCCCTGCTCGGTGCGAACGGCGCTATCGCCGGGACCTACGCGTACGACCCGTACGGCAAGGTGATCGCAGCGTCCGGGGCCACGACCCCGATCCAGTACGCGGGTGGCTACACCGACGCCGAGACCGGGTTCAGCTACCTGCGTGCCCGGTACTACGACCCCGTCACCACGCAGTTCCTGACTGTCGATCCGCTGGTCGATGCGACGCAGGCGGCCTACACCTACGCCTCCGACAACCCGCTCGCCTTCACCGATCCTTCCGGGCTCTGCGAGACCTACGCGATGGGCAAGGGTGGTGGTGGGTACCGCCCGGGCGGCCAGGCCGGCCCCCAGCTCAGCGCCGACGAGCAGGCAGCGGTCGACGCCAAGAAGGCCGGCCAGCCCTATGACCAGAAGGCTTACAAGCGCGCGCAGCAGAAAATCAAGGAAGGGCAGAAGTACGACGGCACGCGAAACAACGCGAAGCGACAGAACAACAACAAGAGCAACTTCAGCAACGTCGTGCAGACCGGCCTCGAAATCGTGGCGGTGGTGGTGGTGGTCGTTGTGCTCGTGGTGGTGGCGGCGGCGCTGCTCTCCGGGGTCGGGGAAGCGGTGGCGGGAATCGCTGCCGGTCTTGCCGCATTGTTCGCCTGGTAGAACAGAACCCAGGCCGGCTCCCGGCCGCCGGCGCGCGCCCACCACGGCCTGGGCGCGACTCACCGGCCCGCTGGAAACCTCGCCGAAGCCAGACCCCATCTCCAAGCCGCTCTGTCAACGTACGCCGAGCTCCGCGCTGGTGAAGCTGAGAACTACGCGCTGCTCAGTGTGTCGGTGGCAATCGGCACCAGGCCGCCGTAAGTCGGCACGGCGGCAACGGGTGTCGCTCGGCCACACCGCCGGCCGCCACAAGACCCTCTACTTGCGCGAGGCTCAGCGCGCTCAGCTGCAGAAGGCTTTGGACGGCCTGGCCAAGAAGCAGGAGTCGGTTCTCGAGCAAGCGATGAACGGAGACCCCGACGATGCCTTCACCAAGGCGCTGCGGGGGCGGTACAACGACCTCGAAGTCCAACGTGCCGATCTGGCCGCCAAGCTCGCTGCCGTCGACGAGTCGGACGGCGCCGAGCCGGACAAGCCGAGCGCCGAAGCCCTCTCGATCCTCGACGCGCTGCCGTACCTGGCGAAGGCGCCCGAGGATCTCCTGAGGACCCTCTTCGAGGTGGTTCAGCTCGGCGTCCAGGTCCACGACCAGGGCGAGCATGCGACAATGACGATCACCCTGCCCGCCGACCAGGTCAGCGAGGTCGCGGACACAGCAGAGAGGATTGGCGACCAGATGAACCCGCAAGGGACGCCCGAGGGGCGTGCCGGTGGGGTTCTGGATCGTGCCCCCGGTGAGATTCCGGCAGCTATCACACCAATCGTTCTGCCCGACGGGCTGCTGATTCGGGTCGATGTACGGCTGGTGATGGAGCGTCGGCCGCGGTGGAGTGTGCGATGAGCGGGGCACGCGGGTTTGGGTTTTCACCAGGGTGCCGCCCAGATGAGGTCGTCGCTGACCAGCGGTTTTCGGCTGGAAAGTTCTTCATCGAGGGCAGCTTCCGGCTCGGTCGGGGTGGACGGGTGTGATGGCCACTCCTGCCCGCGATTCGGCCACCGCTGTCCGGGCTGTGTCGGTGATCATGGGAACGGTGGTGGGGCTGACGTTCCTGTTCGGCTTCGGCAATGTCCTCAGCCTTGCTCTCCGTCTGGGCGTGTCGGTCTGGGTGGCGCCGCTCGTAGCGCCTGCGGTCGACCTCTCGATCCTGGGCCTCCTAGTGGGCACGAGGCGTCTGGCTCTCGCCGGCGCGTCGCCTGAGGTGCTACGTCCAGCCCGCCGGCTGTTGATCTTTGCCAGCGCGGTCACGCTGGCGCTGAACGTGGCGGAACCACTCGTGGCGGGCGAGTACGGCAAGGCGGCGTTCGATGCCGTTGGACCGCTGCTGCTGATCGGTTGGGCGGAGGCCGGTGCCGGCTTGCTGCAGGCGATCGGTGCAGCGAGTCAGTCGCAAAGCCCTGACGCCGTCACTGGTGAAGTCAACGTGGCTGGACAAGCAGGGGAGAAGTTGGACAACTCGGCGAGTGCTCACTTTGAGCCTAGTGGGCAGGCCGACGGTCATCCGGTGATGGCCCCGCGCCCGCCGGAGGCGCTCTTGGACCGCGCTCGGCAGGAAGATGCGGCACATCGCGCGACTTACCACAGGCCGATATCTGCCGAAACGCTGCGCGTTCGCTTGCAGATCGGTGCCGGCCGAGCGCGCCGGCTCGTCAGGATCGTCCGTGCGGAGGGCGAGGCGGACACGCCTGCGGCCGTCTGAGGAACGCCGGGGCTTGGCTGAACGGGTCAAGTACCGGTGGAACTTGAGCCCGCTGGTTAAGAGATCGCTTTTGGGGTGTTCGGCTAGCCAGCGGCCGTCATCTGTGTCGGACTATACCGCGTTCTGCCGTCGTATGCGCGACCTCTCGGGCTCGTCCGTGCCGGATTTTGCCGGGCTATTCATCCAGGTCAATCGCGCCGAGCGTGGTTCCGGGTGGGGAATGCCAGGGAGGGCGGTCGCTGTGTTGAGCCCGAGCGAGGGACGCGATCCAGTGTTGTCGGCGGTCGCGCTGAGCGTGGGGATCATCGTGGCTCTGACCTTCCTCTTCGGTTTCGGAAACGTGCTCACGTTGGCACATCGGCTGGGAGTGCCGGCCTGGGTCGCGCCGATGGTGGCGCCTGCGGTCGACTTGTCGGTGGTGGCGCTGCTGATCGCTATCCGGTCTCTGTCGATGCGGGGCGCCCCTGTTGAGGTGATCCGGCCGGCTCGGCGGCTGCTGTTGGCCTCGAGTGTGGTGACCTTGGCGTTGAACGTGGCGGAACCGTTGATCGTCGGTGAGGCGGGGAAGGCGTTGTTTGATGCGGTGGGTCCGTTGTTGCTGATCGGCTGATCGGCTGGTCGGAGGTGGGACCGGTCCTGCTGCAGGCGCTGGCCGCCCTACCAGCCACCAAGTCGCCAGTTGGCGTTGCCCAGACCCAGACCGCCGACTCGGACAGCACATCGACGGAGCAAGCAGAAGGCGTGAACGTCGACGTAGAGTTGCTGGAGCAGGCACGACATGAGGATCGGCGGCATCGCGAGTTGTATCAGCGTCCCATCTCTGCCGAGAGTCTCCGGAAGGTGCTGGGGGTAGGCGCCGGGCCCCGTCACTCGCGAGCGCCCGATCTCCGCGACCTGGCATCGAACGCAAGGTCGTCGGTCAGACAGCGGATAGCGGTCTCGGTCGGTGGCCTCAGCAGGCGGCTCTGCCGGCCGATCCGAAGGCATCGGGCAGGCTAGGTGTTGCCGATGGGACTGCTCTCAAACTGCGACGTCGGCAGCGTCTCCGCCGCCAGCGCAACCTGAAGAGCAGCCATCGGCCCGCCGAGAGGGGCGGGTATCGGTACCAGAAGGGGGAAGATTGACCTCCGTCCGCGGCGACGAATCCGTCTCACATTGACATCTTGACTTCACGCTGGGCAGGCTTGAGCGGAGCGCAGAAAAGCACCTAGGCTGAACAAGGAGTTCAGGTGAACCAAGAGCGGGTCGCCCGGCGGTTGCTGAGGTCGTCGGCCGATCGATCGTACGACCCGCAGGTGGATGTCGACTGGTGCGCGCCGCACGAGCAGGACAAGCTGTACTTCCCGACGCATCGGTTACCTCTGTACGGCACCTCGCTGTGGGAGTCACTCTCGCGAGGGCAACGAATCGAGCTGGCGCGACAGGAAGCGGTCACGTTGTCGTCGGTGGTCATCCACGCTGAGCTCAGTCTCATGCGGTCACTGCTCCGCGCGGTACAGGAGGGCGCTCCGGCTTCGGATCCTGCCCTGTACGCGCTGACCGAAGTCGCTGACGAATGTCGGCATTCGACCATGTTCGCCAGAGCGATAACGTGGCTCGGCGGTTCGGTCGTACCGCAGTCGAAGCTCGTCACCAAGCTGGTGAACATTGTGTCGGCGGTCATCCCGCAAGGTCCGTTCTTCTGGGCCAGCGCCCTGTTCTTCGAGGAACCTGTGGATCGCCTGCAGCGCGAGGCGATGAGCGACGAGAGCATTCAGCCATTGCTTCGGATGGTCTATCGGATCCACGTCTTGGAAGAGAGCCGGCACGTGACGTACGCTCGCGAGGCGGCACTGCGGACGATGGCGGAAGCCGGACCGCTCTCACGCCGGTTGAACCGAATCGGCGTGGCATTGCTGGCGTGGTCGCTGGGGCGTGCGCTGCTCCGGCCGGCGACCTACCGGCGAGCCGGGCTAAGTTCGCGGGCTGCCTATCGTGCGGCGCTCGCCAATCCGCATTACCACGAGTCCTTGCGCTGGATGTCCGAACGGCTGGTGGCCTTCTGCGCGGACGCCGGTTTCATCGAGGGCAGGCTCACCTCAGCCATCTGGCGACGATCCCACCTGCTCTGAGCAAGACCCACCCAACGTGACCATATCGCTTCCGCCGACTTCGTTCACGATCTGCCGCGTGCCGCTCTCTGTGTCACCCCTGACTTGAGGCATTGACGGTTACTGGCAGGGAACCTGGGCATGAACGAAGCCGCCGAAGAACCAGATCGGTCCTTGCACCGACCCGTCGGAACGAGTCAGGTATCGACGTTGTGCTGCGGCGCTTTCCAGGTCTTCGACCAGTTGCAGCCGGTGTGCGGCGAGCAGCTCTTCGACGCCGCCCCGCCGAATGCCCCACTGCCATGGCTCACCGCGCGCAGCCACCTGCCGGAGGACTGCCTGAGCCTCCGGGATGACGGCCGTGCCGTCCAGGATTTCCTGCCAGCAGTAGTCGAAGACCAGAGAACTGCCGGGCGCCAGTCGCGCGAACCAGCGCAGCGTAGCTTCGACGCCTTCTGCCCGCAAGTACGGCGTCACACCGGACCACAGCACGACGGTCCTGACGGCCGGATCGAAGCCGGCCTCCTGCAGAACTCCGGTCAGATCGCCTTCCTCGAGATCCACAGCCAGATACCGGACACCGTACTTGGGCAGGGCGCGGACGCGCTCCTGCTTGCGCACGGACATGTGCGGTTGATCCACCTCGAAGACCGACGCAGTGCCAAACTCCTTCCGCATACGATGGGCACGGCTGTCGAAGCCGGCACCGAGGAGGACAACCTGAGTCGCGCCGGCCGCTGTCGAGGCGGACAACACGTCATCCATGTATTTCGTCCGAATCACTTCGTACCACATTCCGGCGGCCCACTTCTTCCGGATTGCCCGGGCGATCAGCAAGCGCAGCCCGGGAACCTTGATCAAGGCACGCAGAGGTGGCCACCACGGTAGGATCCGGGACGCGAGCAGGTCAGGATTGCGCAGCTCTCGCTCCGGCTGAAGGGCCCCCGCCGCCCGCAGCAGCGTGACTGATTCCGCGGTCGATGCTGTGGGCATCGCAGTTCACCTCACATGGCTGTGGCGGGCATCCAGACGGTCTCGTACTCGATCACTTTCCGGGACGCCCAGCTGGTCGTAGAGTTCCAACGCCTGCTGCCAGTGAACGATTGCCGAACGTGCATCACCGGCCTCCAAGCGGGCATCGCCCACCCCTTCGTGTGCGCGTGCCTCTTCGTAGCGGTTTCCGGTCTCTTTCGCGAGGTGAAGTGCTTCCTCGTACCTTTGACAGGACATTTCAGGTTCACCAACGCGCCGGTGGATCTCGCCGAGCGTTCGAAGCGCTCGGTTTTCGATGTTTCGGTTCCTGATCCGGCGCGCCAACTCCAGCGCTCGCACGCAATGCTCGAGAGCCTTGCGGTGCTGGTTCATGTCAGAACAAATTTCGCCCAGAGCGCGGAGTGCGTAGCCCTCGATCGTGTCGTTTCCCGCTCTGCGGGCAACCGACACGGCTTCCTCGTAGCTGGTGATGGCGTCCTCATGCCTGCCTAGATTGAAGTATATCTCGCCGAGGCCCCGCAACGCATATCCCTCGAGGTCCTGATCGCCGGTTTCCCGACCGGCGGCGAGTGTGCGCTGGAGGACTTCTCTGGCTTCGTCGTTTGACCCCAATCTCGTGTGAACCAGACCCAGTGCGTGCAGTGCTCGGCCTTCGAGACTGCGGTCGCCCCTGTCAGCCGCGATACGAACGGCGGCTCGACAGTCGGTGAGCGCCCGCTGATAGTGACCGAGGAACCAGTTGATGTATCCGCGGCTGGCCAGTGCGTCTGCCTCGAAGAGGGCGTTGCCGAGGGCCGACGCCGCGACGAGCGCGTTCGTGTGCACGGCCAAAGCCTCGTCGTGGTTGCCGCAAATGTGAAAGTATCGCCACACCGTAGACGAAAGCAGGGATGCGTGGGTCGGCCAGCCGTGCGAGACGGTGAATTCCGACATCGTGACCAGATTCGAACATTCGGCGTTGAGCCAACCGAGGGCCCGGTCGTAGTTCGACACGTCCGCAGTCACCGCTGCGCGCTCGGAGAGCCTCGGACGGTGTGGCCAGTCTGTCGGCGCGACCGAGTCCATCGCCTTCGACGCCGTGGAAAGGTAGAAGTCGAACAATCGAGTGAGGGCCGCGCGGCGGTCCGCTTCACTGTCGACGCTTGCCGACAGCTTGGACGCGTGCGCCCGGATCAGATCGTGGAAGCGGTACCGGCTAGGTGTTTGCTGCTGGAGGAGGTGCGCGTCGACAAGGTTCTCGAGCTTCCTCTCCGCCTCCTCCGGCGTGCATTCGATCAGCGCGGCCGCCGCGTGCGGCTCGATGTCGGCGCCGGGAGCCAGCGCGGCCAAGCGAAAGGCCAGCTTCTCGTCGCTGGGAAGTTGTTCGTAAGACAGGGAGAAGGCGGTCGCGACGCTGAGGTCGTCGGTTTCGAGTTCTTCGAGCCGCCGGTGGTCGTCGCGCAGGCGCGCCGCCAGGTAAGAAGTGGTCCACGCTGTCCGATGGCGTAGCCGCGCTCCGGCGATCTGGATCGCCAAGGGAAGGAATCCGCACAGTCGCAGCACCTCCTCGGTGGCGTCGGGCTCGGTGAACGGCCGGTCGTCGCCGACGACTTTCTCGAACAGATCCCGCGCGTCGGCGAGGGGCATGACATCGAGCGAGATGAGGTTGGCGTCGAGGTTGGTGAGCCGCTGCCTGCTGGTGACCAAGGCCATGCTGTGCGGGGACCCGGGGAGCAGGGGCGTGATCTGCGTGGTATCGGACGCATTGTCGAGTACCACCAGGACGCGTCGACGGGCCAGCTGCGCCCGCCAGAGCGCTGACCGGTCTTCGACCTCCGGCGGGATCACCTCGGTGCCCAGTCCGAGCGCCCGCAACAACTTCTCCAGTGCCGTTGACGGCGACATGGGAGCCCCGCCGGGCGTGTGCGCATTGAGGTCCACGAACAGTTGAGCGTC of the Amycolatopsis sp. NBC_01488 genome contains:
- a CDS encoding RHS repeat-associated core domain-containing protein, with translation MSGRARRIARSLTLLLSTSALLAGTVSATQAAPRPPAAPQSDTAPKPVDFGPGAAKSADVAIDGWGDALGYHLELGRESAGFAWQEIALIHPAGFDDSSWTGYQCVSGDGKFAALAILPASAVNTQAARDHGAFAYSVDLASGAVRALAGGVGLKYYSPGCGAGDDAVFTVAEDQTTRMLSANLATGKIDASVTAPGQITSAVPAVNGVVGVAGSRLVSVPANGKPSVLATFPGDAYQLRPAADGGVSFLHTDPGGKTATAAHENAGKVTVLGEGDLARVQLFQGRAGRAVLSGANPAAADVLAGAGVTSVKDGGLARGATASSLDGDALLGPDSDGRKSAPVVLATKTGKVLTPAIPAGAARAATAVPTYSAVPKAAAAVPRVNRLSPKADAAATPNTTQVQSPKCAVPPLNANRQVMQPNPAQVNWAVQLAEQGLLTGSAYTRPAGFANMGLVAYAPNSDFPLIPLSHPSGGTNTVPRSIFEGIMAQESNWSQASWHAPAGTAGDPLIASYYGAGGDIVSINYAASDCGYGISQVTDGMHIGDHSLSEHGQWKVAVDYQENIAAGLQILETTWNQLYSAGITANNADPRYLENWYFAAWAYNSGIQPNAANGNTTGCTPGPSCTGPHGTWGLGWTNNPANLDYPPNRDPYLQDTYADAAHPASWPYQERVLGWTASPLIRYGSAAYAKPTYNGGQRWVQPAPFTAMCSLAANQCDPNATNTSNPGASHCMLDDFQCWWHNPVTWIPSCATTCATSPYAVSGGSEPANPSQNPPTCSQDTSKVPSGSIIVDDEPSRLNLQGCGGANWSDNGTFAYTYGTSSAGDPIGAIDTHQLGTGLGGRVLFTHTEDGSNPALINTGVWTPNLPSLQYYKVKLHLPGLGAQATNVVYNVNPGGGVAPWKIRVNQAWNSEQWVTIGTFAMQNGGNVTLTNNGSSQDQGGFGFSDFDVAFDAVAFVPQGGTPGQPIGGPPGIQDAPKGSNPAWVNCGCGARTAGDPVDTSTGYFGDTFPDLSTPGRGKALEFTRSYAESIADPHGPNGSAAADGPFGWGWNYSYNLSATTDSATGNVTIHQEDGSQVPFANSGGSYAPTAPRYDAGLVKTGSSYVYTRRGTSIYTFDVASGHLAAESDLPGSKASPAYRTSLAYDGNGHLSTITDPGGRSYTLTWSGNHITGLSDQAGRQVTYGYDAEGNLTDVFGVGTTRTPTVKDDDHEQYGYAPGTHLMTSIRTAKNFGGPAGAVTAMTYDSAERVTRQTDPDGGATTFAYGPDGGLATGQTLTTDPSGHKTLDSYQNRLLVSETKGYGTTDAGTSSYTYDPVTLGVSGETDPDGGLWTYTYDDHGNRTSASNPVGLTTNYAYDDAGNLIESIDPAGVAVVNQYDQDGHVPAGAAGERMVTSSTMTKANNVVESTTGNFGPAPVRTVNSYYDDAAHPGDRNRVVDPRGNTASTAYDGFGDIVSTTDRMGGRTLRGYDTATGQQTSTVDANGAAAGVTPGCTPPARGCTTFAHDAWGHVTATTDPLGHRTSAEFDADGEQTSATDGNNQKTITGYDAAGRAVRTTLPDGTVQNVEYNPDGTASATVDGAGNRVGYGYDGQGRRANRVDADQRTTASHLDPAGRLVTTTDAVGRTTTLGYDGAGNPTSVSYSDGVTPAVHYTYDTDGRRATMTDGTGTSSWSYDAFGEVVKQQQGSGAVVTYGYDDNGNRTSIGYPGSTAKTVSQVFDNADRPTSITDWNGKATGFGYDADNDLTTTTYPNGDVVTTTFDPTGRLSALDVASGTTTLASLTYTRDGAGQELSMTPVGLPGGAQTYTYTAREQLKSSTTGTTTAPYAYDAAANPTTTAGSSQAFDAAGQACWTLPNAASTAGCTAAPAGATTYGYNAQGDRITATPATGAASTYSYDQAERLTSVAGPGGAAQYSYNGMGLRTTKTSGSTTNTFTWDDNQIADLLTDGVTDYVYGPGGVPIEQVTSAGTHWFFHDAQGSTRALLGANGAIAGTYAYDPYGKVIAASGATTPIQYAGGYTDAETGFSYLRARYYDPVTTQFLTVDPLVDATQAAYTYASDNPLAFTDPSGLCETYAMGKGGGGYRPGGQAGPQLSADEQAAVDAKKAGQPYDQKAYKRAQQKIKEGQKYDGTRNNAKRQNNNKSNFSNVVQTGLEIVAVVVVVVVLVVVAAALLSGVGEAVAGIAAGLAALFAW
- a CDS encoding AurF N-oxygenase family protein, which codes for MNQERVARRLLRSSADRSYDPQVDVDWCAPHEQDKLYFPTHRLPLYGTSLWESLSRGQRIELARQEAVTLSSVVIHAELSLMRSLLRAVQEGAPASDPALYALTEVADECRHSTMFARAITWLGGSVVPQSKLVTKLVNIVSAVIPQGPFFWASALFFEEPVDRLQREAMSDESIQPLLRMVYRIHVLEESRHVTYAREAALRTMAEAGPLSRRLNRIGVALLAWSLGRALLRPATYRRAGLSSRAAYRAALANPHYHESLRWMSERLVAFCADAGFIEGRLTSAIWRRSHLL
- a CDS encoding class I SAM-dependent methyltransferase; the encoded protein is MPTASTAESVTLLRAAGALQPERELRNPDLLASRILPWWPPLRALIKVPGLRLLIARAIRKKWAAGMWYEVIRTKYMDDVLSASTAAGATQVVLLGAGFDSRAHRMRKEFGTASVFEVDQPHMSVRKQERVRALPKYGVRYLAVDLEEGDLTGVLQEAGFDPAVRTVVLWSGVTPYLRAEGVEATLRWFARLAPGSSLVFDYCWQEILDGTAVIPEAQAVLRQVAARGEPWQWGIRRGGVEELLAAHRLQLVEDLESAAAQRRYLTRSDGSVQGPIWFFGGFVHAQVPCQ
- a CDS encoding AfsR/SARP family transcriptional regulator, which encodes MIGFVEGGGGVRFGVLGPLEVTDGDRRLKLGGPKQQKVLAALLLAHGHVVPIETLIDVVWEAEPPASAEKQIRNAVSNLRSALAGNAHVIESTAAGYSLAAAVRLDMIDFTDRLDRARELRKMSGNTEAVNEFRAALSLWRGAVLVGLDCPGLIPQITGLHEQRLAAYEECVELELELGRHRQLTDELTRWAEEHPLRERLAGLLMLAWHRSGSRAQALVAYQRIESALGEQLGIEPGTDLKRLREYVTDAALLPAPERWTPRNDLPRDISYFTGRQLALERLLSASTTPAGTITVISAIDGMAGVGKTTLAVHAAHRLAGKFPDAQLFVDLNAHTPGGAPMSPSTALEKLLRALGLGTEVIPPEVEDRSALWRAQLARRRVLVVLDNASDTTQITPLLPGSPHSMALVTSRQRLTNLDANLISLDVMPLADARDLFEKVVGDDRPFTEPDATEEVLRLCGFLPLAIQIAGARLRHRTAWTTSYLAARLRDDHRRLEELETDDLSVATAFSLSYEQLPSDEKLAFRLAALAPGADIEPHAAAALIECTPEEAERKLENLVDAHLLQQQTPSRYRFHDLIRAHASKLSASVDSEADRRAALTRLFDFYLSTASKAMDSVAPTDWPHRPRLSERAAVTADVSNYDRALGWLNAECSNLVTMSEFTVSHGWPTHASLLSSTVWRYFHICGNHDEALAVHTNALVAASALGNALFEADALASRGYINWFLGHYQRALTDCRAAVRIAADRGDRSLEGRALHALGLVHTRLGSNDEAREVLQRTLAAGRETGDQDLEGYALRGLGEIYFNLGRHEDAITSYEEAVSVARRAGNDTIEGYALRALGEICSDMNQHRKALEHCVRALELARRIRNRNIENRALRTLGEIHRRVGEPEMSCQRYEEALHLAKETGNRYEEARAHEGVGDARLEAGDARSAIVHWQQALELYDQLGVPESDRVRDRLDARHSHVR